AGATCCTCCCGGGTCGGCACTCCCGCCCGGGTCCACTCCCGGAACGTGAGCCGTTCCGGCACCTCCCACGGCCCGCTGTCGCGCCGGACGCACATCACCGGCGCGTCCAGTACGTGCCGGGCCCAGGCGGTGCGCGGATCGCCGTCCAGGGCGGGTCCGCCCGCGCGGCCGGCGCCGATCTCCGTCCACAGCAACTGCCGGGTGGAGCGCCAGCCGGTGGGGTCGCCGCCGAGCAGCGGGGAGTTGGCGAAGGCCGCCACCAGCACCGCGCCCAGCGTGTGCGACAGCCACCAGCGCCGCCCGTGCCCCAGCGGGCCCGGCTCCTCGTATCCGGCGTCCAGGCAGACCTGCACGGAGGCCGAGGTGCACATCATCGCCCGGCCTGCCGGGCCCGTGCGGTCGAGGCAGGCCTCCATGGCGTCGTAGCGCGGCTCGTGCAGGAACCGGCGGGGGGTGCGCCAGGGGTCCGTGCCGTTGCCGGAGATGGCCAGGCCGTGCTCGGCCAGGGCCGTGCGGACGGCGGCGAGGTCGGCGGAGACGGTGCCCACGCACTCCATCAGGGAGGCGGCGGGCGGCGAGCTCAGCTCCAGCTGGCCGCCGGGTTCGACGGTGAGCGGGGAGCTCAGGGGCACCGTGCGCAGTGCGGCGTAGGCCGCTTCGAGTCGTTCGGGGGAGACGGGGAGCTGCGGTGACCGCACCTCGTGGACGAGCCATTCCACCTCGACCCCGACGGTGCGGGGCGGGCCGGTCTTGAAGCAGATACCCCTGACCAGGGCCTCCACCTCGGCTTCGGTGAGCGCCGTACGGGGCTCCGTACAGTCGCCCACCGAGATGTTCGACGAATCGGACATGTCGGGATCCTCCTGAGATTCCACCATGCCACTGGTCCGGCCTCGGTGCGGCCGGACCGGCATCACACTCGTCCCACCCAAGACGCTCGCATCGAATCGCACAAGGGTGCAAAACAGGGCTTCAGGGACTCGGAAAACTCTGTTGCACCGCCCGTCCAGCATCGCTCACGATGCGTTCATGAGCACGACGGGGGAGACGGGCGGGGCGTGCGTGACCGCGCGGCGCGCGAGCATGGAGTCCACGGGGGTGGCGCCATGAGCGCGCGGCTGCGCGGTATCGCGCGGGGGACGGAGGAGATCGTCGAGGCGGGCGGTGGCGGCTACCGCGCGTCCGGGGCTCTAGGCACCTGGCCCTGGTCGATCTAGTCGATCGGTACGCAGATCGGTACCGGCAGCTTGGGCGACCAGGTCCGTGTGGTCCAGTCGTACGCCTGCGCGTAGCCGTTGTCGCCCGGTGCGCACGGCGAAGCCACGGTCGTCTCCACGTAGATGGCGCCGCCCGGGGTGATGGGGTGCGTCCGCGCGATCACGTTCGTGTGGAAGAAGACCGCGCCGTTGTTGAACCTGACCGCGAGGTAGACGCGGCCTCCGACGGTGAAGTTGCCGCCGCCGATCTTCAGGTGATGGTTGAACGTGTACTTGAAGAGGAAGGACTGCGGGGCCTTCGTGACGGAGGCCGTCGTGTTCTGCGGTGCGAGCGGTGTGGCGGGGGCGGCCGTCGCCAGAGGCGCGGTGCCCAGTGTCGCGGCGACGGCAGCCGTGACGGCGGTGATCCAGAGACGTCGGACGGCAGGCCGGGCAGGTCGGTGGAGCGTACGCATGAGTACTCCCAGAGGCGAGTGGTGGGGGATGCACCGGATCCGGGTGCGCGCCCGCCCCTGCGCGGGGCGGTTCTGCGGTTTTCCTGCTCCGTTTCCACCCTAGGCCCGGCGCCCTCGACTCGCAGGACGGACCCGCGTGAGCAGCGCTGACGGGGTCTCAGGTCCAGCCGTAGCGCTCGTGCAGCCGCTGCCGCACCAGGTTGAACCGCATCCGGTCCAGCGCGCAGGCCTCGCGGCGCATGCCGTCCTCGTGGAGCCGCAGGACGCGGTCGACGTCCACCCAGGAGTCCCGCCCGGTCCGGTCCCAGGGGCCGCTGCCGATCGCCACCCACTCCCGGTCGCCGTCATGGCGCTTGCTGGAGAGCTGTACGGCGAGGAACGTGCCGCCCGCCTCCCGGGCGACGACGAGCACCGGGCGGTCCTTGCCCCGGCCGTCGTTCTCCTCGAACGGCACCCAGGTCCAGACGATTTCGCCGGGATCGGGGTCGCCGTCGTGCGCGGGGGAGTACTCGGTACGCACCCGGCCGACCTCGCGGGGGTCGGCCTCGATCGTGGCGGAGGGGCCGGAGCGGCCCGGGACGTCTGCATCTTCTTCGGTAATCGCGGTCACGGGGGCACCCTAAACGGTGCCCCCGTGACCGCGATTCACCGGCGTGTTCTCACTCCTCGACCGGCACCTTCTGCGAAGGCGGGCCCGCGATCCCGCCGACGGGCGAAGTCCCGTTCGGGGCCTGCCCGTTCCGGTCGTTCCGGCCGTTCTGGCTGCTTTGGTGCTGGTCGTTCTGGTTCATCGAGGCCAGCAACTGACGGGCCAGACCGAGTCCCGTGCCGCCCATGGTGAGCGCCTTGGCGAACACGTCCGCCATCCCGTCCGCGCCGTTGAGCAGCACCATGTTGTCGACGTTGCCGAAGGCGGACGCGCCGGCCCGGACGATCTCCGGCCAGTTCTCGGCGAGTTGCTGGGCGACGACCGCCTCCTGGTTCTCGGCGAGCGCGGCGGCCCGCGCCTTGATGGCCGCCGCCTCCGCGAGCCCCTGCGCCTTGGTCGCCTCGGCCGCCGCGAGACCCCTGGCCTGGGCGGACGCCGCCTCGGCCTCACCGGTGGCCCGGGTCGCCGCGGCGCTCGCCACACCCCGGGCCTTCGTCGCCTCGGCCTCGGCGCCGGCGGCCTGCTTGACCCGGGTCGCC
The Streptomyces sp. NBC_01485 genome window above contains:
- the egtA gene encoding ergothioneine biosynthesis glutamate--cysteine ligase EgtA, which encodes MSDSSNISVGDCTEPRTALTEAEVEALVRGICFKTGPPRTVGVEVEWLVHEVRSPQLPVSPERLEAAYAALRTVPLSSPLTVEPGGQLELSSPPAASLMECVGTVSADLAAVRTALAEHGLAISGNGTDPWRTPRRFLHEPRYDAMEACLDRTGPAGRAMMCTSASVQVCLDAGYEEPGPLGHGRRWWLSHTLGAVLVAAFANSPLLGGDPTGWRSTRQLLWTEIGAGRAGGPALDGDPRTAWARHVLDAPVMCVRRDSGPWEVPERLTFREWTRAGVPTREDLDYHITTLFPPVRPRGHLELRMIDAQPGDDGWIVPLAVTTALFDDPEAAETAYRTVKPLAERARPLPAPHNPLWIDAARYGLTDPELHEVAVTCFDTALRALPRLGATDGVMDAVKDYHHRYVLQGRTPADDQLDRLRGTDTRAYGKDLRP
- a CDS encoding type II toxin-antitoxin system PemK/MazF family toxin, with product MTAITEEDADVPGRSGPSATIEADPREVGRVRTEYSPAHDGDPDPGEIVWTWVPFEENDGRGKDRPVLVVAREAGGTFLAVQLSSKRHDGDREWVAIGSGPWDRTGRDSWVDVDRVLRLHEDGMRREACALDRMRFNLVRQRLHERYGWT